The Alnus glutinosa chromosome 1, dhAlnGlut1.1, whole genome shotgun sequence region CCCAACTCCTGATTTACTTGAAAGGTTTGGTTGTTTGAAATATTGGTGTCCTGACCCCTTAGGGTTCATTTATAAGAAAGTAAACAAATAAGAAAGACTTGTTATATTATAATCCAATCACGATGCAACTTCGATAGGTGGTACCAAagaattaaaaacaaacaaatagaaagattaaaaaagaaaaaaagaaagacttcATCTTAAAATCAATTCATTAATTGCCCCTTGAAACACTCAACTTGCCTTGAAAGAGGCTTATTCGATTGAACATCTAGAGGACTTTGAAGAGGTAGACTAGAAGAGTCGGTCAATTTTTCTATTGACTTTGTGTATGACATATATGCCATCACATTTTCGGCATATATACCCAAATGTCCCTTCATTTTGGAGACGGAAACTTCCAAGCATgttagtctctttttttttctttttttttttttctttttttcctcgaACAAGTAGCAAGTGCTACAATATATTGCTAAAAGTCCGAAAGCAATTACACAACAAAGAGGTACAAGACCCTTAAATcataagccagaaggatctgacttaaaaacagctgcctaGTAATACAGAAACAATACAAGGACACCGTTTGGGCCTCTCTTTACAATAACGCACACTCCTAAAAAAAGAGGGTCAATCTAGCAACATGCCAATAAATAGTCCAGTACAAATTTAAGTATTACAAAGACAGACTATGACCGAAGGAACACAGGAATAAACACAAAACAGAGACCACACAAACAGCCAGAGTCGGGGAGCGTCGTCACCGGAAACCGGCGCGTGCACAAGACGCGCCGTCACCGGAGTCGGCGCGTGCAGAAGACGCGCCGTCGTCAGAAGCTCTTGAGAAGCAGAGGATGCTCGAAACCACCGATCACCGTCAACCACCACCGAAAAAGACAGGCTGAGGCCCGCAAGCGCCAGCAGCGGGAGAAAAACTCCCTGGCGCGTGCTTGCCACGCGCCGCGCAAGAGGAACCACCACGGCCGTAGCTTGACACAACCGGACCAGAGGGAGCCGGCGACCACCATCGAAGAGCGCGTGTCAACAAAGAACCCGCCGAGGTCCACAGATCTAGCTCCAAAGATACCCTCAACTTTAGCACGGCCAGACAAACCATCGCCGGAGACACCACGAAAAGACCGCTCCCCTCAACCTACTGCTAGTGTAGCTTCTGctagaaaaaccaaacaagagaaagcaaacagaaaaaggaagaaactcCAAAGCTCAAAGCTTGAAGGACAACAGCCACAACCGGAGACAAGCCAAGGGAACAGAACTCCACAGCCCTAGAGGCTGGGAGACTCCTAGCTTCCACTGGTACACACCAAGGAAGGCCAAAAAAACCAGCTCCGGGAGGAGGGTGGCgtgaagcctccctcccccggcgcAACAGTGCTTAagttgtctctctctctctctgggcttttctttttcagagagagagagaacaaaaaaaaaaaacccgattTTCCATTACTTCACAAGTTCTCATATGAATTAAAAGCATG contains the following coding sequences:
- the LOC133873624 gene encoding uncharacterized protein LOC133873624, translating into MAPKKQSGKQQDPTKLELPPTMVTSPGARPSERPRRKKSTAKSKPELPKKKTKKAAKKEEEHKEKNSVEFFHYDRRNTGINTKQRPHKQPESGSVVTGNRRVHKTRRHRSRRVQKTRRRQKLLRSRGCSKPPITVNHHRKRQAEARKRQQREKNSLARACHAPRKRNHHGRSLTQPDQREPATTIEERVSTKNPPRSTDLAPKIPSTLARPDKPSPETPRKDRSPQPTASVASARKTKQEKANRKRKKLQSSKLEGQQPQPETSQGNRTPQP